The sequence TAGAGATGATAGTTCGAGTACTGCTTCACTGATGCATTTTTGTTAACTATGTATGCTCTTAGAGAATAAACTAAAATTAACGACAAAGGAGACTGCTAATCAATTATATCATGTGCAACAATGCACAAATTACTATTCGCTAGTCTATATAGTATGTCATACCAAGGAATTATTCTGTTAGTGGAAAATAACGAAACTTACATTTGTGTATGCATTGCCTACAGTGGCCAATAAATAGAACTTTTTCTACACAGATGTATTCTTTACCTAAAGATTGTAAATAAGTAGACCGcacttatcaaaaataaatgtcaacAAGTTGACCTTAAATGGACAAAAATAATGCATACCCCTCACATCTCCTAAACCTTATTGTTAGGCCTCGCAACACATTGCTTGGTATAGAAGTGACCTCAGTAGCTGGAGTCATGTGTAATATTGATTAAGCTcacatttttttccttctatctTTTTCCTGTGATTGGTAAGTTAGCACACAGTTCTGAGCTGTTTTGGTGACTAACAATGTATTTGGTAAGCCGGTATTGGTTGTTACCAGCCTCTAAACGCCATATCTCAACTATATGTGTAGTTATTCACAGTTAGCCCCTAGCTTTTAAACAGCAAATACTACATAGCACAGTAATTTAGATACTTGATCCTCCACCCAAAAGCAACCAAACAAGCTAGTGCCCCCTACTTGATTTTTATGAACACGTTCTGTTTCTAACATTTAGATCACATGTGCAATGGTATAGACATAAAGCAGCCTAAATGAAACAGAACTCCCTCCAAATTTTCTAAGCATTGGGACAGCTGGCAAGTTCTTTCCTACATAACTGCTACTGGAAACTTCTAACTTAGATTCTTCAACTCTTTCTTTCTTGAATATCATTGTAATGCTACTTCTCTGACATCCTTAAttctttattatcatttatcaaGAGTCCATCGGTTATCACAACTCTACCCTATCATACTTGTGATGCAAAAGACAGACAACCTAATGACAAAAATAGCTATTTGTGGGAGAAGGCAGAGATTGACTCGATCGGTTATCCTTGCTAAACCAtacatcaatttctttttaacgTAGTGGTTAAGAGAGGCAGATATTTAAAACAACACGACATGGATGATGTATACAACCATGTATAATAAACCAATATGGAACTTATGACTTGCATGAGCTCTCAAAAATTCCAAGAGATGTATTAAAATAACTAACCTTCCGAGTATCGCCAAGCATTTCTTCTACATGGCATTGAAGCTGAATATCGCTGGGAACTCTGCAGATCTGACTATTTTTCTCAAGTTCTTTAAGAATCTCTAGCAAACGAGTATAGCGATTACAGCATATCACCCTTAGCAGCAACTTCTCAATGTCAATACAACTCTGGTCAAGGGAAAATTCTGCTTCTTTTCCCGTTAGAGGATCAATAACAAATGTGCTATGAAGACACTTAATTCGCAGATCCGGTCCAGGTTCAATTTTTATAAATGGGCATGTTCCAATTTCGGATGTTCCAGAGTTCTTATCCAAATCCAACCAATACAAAATCTTCAGCCCAGGAGTACGCAAACTAGCAGAGTCAGACTCCCCGTCTTGTGATGTTTGTGTGGAGCCAGCACTGCCAGCCTGTCCAGTACTGACATCAGTTATGAGCTCAAAACGAATAGCATCTTTCCATCTTCCTTGACGAAGTGTTTGCACTTGCCTTATGACTGTGTCCATAACAAGTGCCACACAAAGCTCATGCAAGATAGAGTATAAGGTCATAAATGGATGGTCTGCAGCAGCCATTCTTCGTTCTAAATCATCACCAAGAGCATGCCGCCGAAAGTCATCCAGCTTCATAGGACCACTTCTCTCACCAACAAGCAGCTCCATATGTAATATCCTCCACATTGACAAGTGTCCTCTGTAACCGAGGGTAACTAGAACTTTAAATTCTCCTTCCACACGAAGCAGAACAGTACCATCAGAAATTTTGACTTCAGTAATGTCCTTAGGAAGCGAAACTTCAAGGAGTTTCGACCTAACCAGTGTGTCTAATTTCTTTAATGCTGGTTTTTGCTGGTCATCATTTAATGTGCTCTGCAAGCCTACATCTTCTATACATTTTGGCAAACGATCATAACTTCCGGTAAGAAGAACTTCAACAGCTGAAGGAACATCATAGATGGGAGCACGGGCTTGTTGTAGTCCTTCATGCATAAAAAACAACGAGTCGGCAGCTTGGGTGAAACATGTATCATGACTAGATAAAGTGGATGCAAGCTGCTGACTGTATTGTATCAACGGGACCTGCAAACCAGAAAATTGTGTTGgtaaagaaatttaaatacgGAGTTTGAACTGCAGTTTCTACGAGATCAATGATAAAGAATATAGGGCCAACCGTTAATTCTAAGGGTCCAGGAAGATTTGACAACCATATTTCTACTCACCTAGATACTGAATATAATACAAGTGTATCTTTCCTTCCAGAAAAAGACAGATGAAGAAATGAAGACATGAAAGGGAGAAAAAAGACATGAAGACAAACCTTGTACATAGCATTACCAACATATACCTCGAAAGAGTTTATTAAATCAAAGATTAAAGGTTCAAATGATGCTACAGAAAGTTGTTTGAAGCAAGATCTACAGGAAACTCATAGCTCTTTTGGTATGACAGCAGTTCCATAGTTCCCACCCCACCCTATTTCTTTTTCACATACTCTTTCTCCCAAGATTAGAAATGGGATAAGTCCTATTGTTCCTGGTTTGTCCTTCCTTTCCATGCTTTTGGCGTAATTGTTAGGTGACAAAGATCCGGTAGTTTTAGAGGGTGAAGAGTGATTGCTATTCTTTGAATTAGGTGGAGTGTGCTGTGTAAAATTATGTGCAGATGTCCAGACATATTGAGGTCTTTTAGTGGTGTTCATTGGCATCAATGGAGAAGAGGAGTTCACGGTGGTGGTTTTTTAGGTCAAAACGTGACCAAAATGGTCaccaatttattataattaaaaacataGTGCAAAACAAGTTGGTCcagaacaaaacaaaataaaataaaataaaataaaaNGAACATGTCCTCGTCGTCCCTTATTACTCCACCCCAGTTTCACAATTCCCTTTCAAGAAATTACacatttcttgattttcttaaagTGATGTTGGCTTCGtctatttgataattttatgcACCGTTATATTATTTATTCGTCAAAAAGTTTTAACTATTATTTTCAAACATTGTTTCACTATAATTTTTGAAGCTTTGAACTTGTTGTTTTCACATTAATAAAGAAGATCAACATCTCTGAATATATGGAGTTTCATTCTCATGTTTGGAGGCATACCTTAACATCCAAAACTTTcatgtaattaaaataaataatgcattAAGGTATAATGATGAAGGGAGATTTTGTGAATCGCTATTTTTCTCCATAATAGTATTCTATCAATTTCCTTATGAGATATATGTCATTTATGCAATCAAACGCTTTagcataaatttaaattaattttcgtTCATAGAATCACTCTTTTCATCCTCTCAATTTTTATAATGTGCTTTAATAGCTTGATGCTCGTATAACTATTACAATCTTAAATATCACATGTATTTTATACAACTAGATAATCATAGTCCACATATATTATTTGGACATTTTCAATATCCTAAAATTTAGGATTGTGTATTGGACGGATCAGATGGATAgttattcttaattatttgGCTTGTCGGATAtcgatttttaaatatattgatcCACTAGCCAACTGATAAGGTATCGGTTCATTTAATGTCGGATTAGTAATTAATGAATGGTGCACTGGCTCAATTGTTTCAtgctttctttttcactttcactcaataatatatcaatcttcaatcaaacaaaataattttttagctCTACTTAAGCtgataaatgataattttgtaaTTATACATAATGAGAAATATCTGAAAAACTAAATTTTGAGGGTACATTCACATAGGTATTTATTAACAACCATACTTACGGTAAAAATATAACTATAATAATTCTTAACAAAGTAACAATTTATCCAATAAGAAAAATGGAGTAATACACCCGGTATCGACaaactattaaattttaatatgttcACCAACCATTAATATGATAACCCAATACTAATAAGTCAGTTTTGCGGTTGACTTATTAGTTTTGATTCTATTTTAAACAACCCTattgaatttgatttttgaaagaaaGGGTGAAACTTGAATAAGCAAATCGAGCCTAGGGTATTCGCTCTCGGTGACATTAGACACTACCTCATTTAAGCTTAACATTAAATTATTTAGATACAATTATTCCacacatatttaaatttttatcaaaatatagtGTGCTTccctcattttcattttatgacAACCTCCTAAAACTTAATACTTTTATAATACTCactatatcaattatttttaaaaatgctcTTCCATATTTGTCACCTTTCCTCTTTATCTCTGCTCCCCAACTACTCCATATAAGTTTTCTTcctagcttttttttttttaatcgcTTCACTCTATCAATTATCTGTTTGATGTCTATCGATACTACCAATCAAACATTTCAatgtttctttaatttgtaATGAAAGacttaacttgaaatttttaatgTAAGACTTAACTTGAAATATTACTTTCcatattaaaaaacaatttatatataatcgAAAAATAGATCAATTTTACAGCATTAACCATTATAATCTCTAAAAAGTTAGCCCTTATAAAATGTGTCCAATGTCTAAATCATGAGTCACAAAGCCATTTTGTACGAACCATAAAGTGTGTTCCATTTTGTTCCCTCAACTTGCCCAATCTTGTTTTTTTCcactcaaattaaaaaaaaaataataaaaatggcTAGAACAAGACATAACTTTGTGCCTTTAAAGTGAAGAAAAGCAATTGGTATATAGGGCCCATGAAACTGTGGGCCATGAAAGACTATGTGGGCCGCATTTCATATTTATCCACAATTTCACCAAAAATGGGCCACACCCCACAGAAAAAATTATCCAATAGGAAAAATAACGCGACCATCGGAAATAAAAAAGTCGTCTATTCCTATCGGCTAATAACGATAATCCATCTCAATATAAATATCGCATATcgagtaaaaaataaatatataaacaaacaCTATATTTAAATCATTGTTATTCATTGTGTTGTATTGTATCGTTACTATAcctgaaatatttattttgattgttacttaaaatgtattataactgtattgttaaattttgttgttatgtAACAATGGAAAtccctattttatggaacaatcAATTTGGTGTGTACCCATggttacttaatttttttttgcaattatatctttacataatattttaaaatactatttaaccctttatcttaattatttaaatctagcCAGACCtcctaccctagaataattaagcatatttaagtaaatttataaattacaatacagtacgatacaatcaaaccaaacaattgaATTttactaaacaacaacaaataatacaatCTAGCCAAATATTGTATCtatcatacaatacaatacaatagattataatacaaaataatatattatgaaataatgagtaataataattcaaacaaAGTGTAAAAgttactttttttcattttcaaaataacattaaggatttttattttgtttttactcAAAGCTTCAAGGTTATTTCATTACCATTACTTGGATAATGatcacttattttttttccctGTTTGGACTCAAAAAAATGTCCCTCAACTCTTTAACACATACCAAAGgaccaaaagaaaaaaggaaaaaatgttttgaattatgAGATTATAAATGCATTTAATACAAGTAAAGGGATATATATGATGTTGGGAAATTAATAGGTTCATTCTTCTACCTCCTAAATTCACCCTTCATCGAAAAGTATTATATATAGTTACTAAATACATTGAATAATCAAATCAATGGTGAAGTAAGCTTTTTTTGAAATCACAtgtatttgaattaaattttttgtctTTATCTTAGTTAATTGATGACAAATTGTTTGGTTTATAAAACCataaataattgataattcttATGTAAAAGTCATATGAATtacttatttgatttattgtatataattattttttattgattgattaatttaaatttattcataaaaaaacacattaaaaaatttaatacttcttaataattttttttcctgtttAAGACTAGTTGTGAAAGGCAGAAGAATCTTAATCATCTCACTACATTAATTTAAATGGATATGATCAAATCAAATCATCTTTatctattaaattaaattatttgccTTATAATTTCAATACTTAATGAAATTTACCTATATATATCATCTCATTGACTTGAGTTTTTTGACAATTTCTTTTATAGATAATAGTTTATAATTTGAAATCgaagaaaaacaaatttggaaaaatatttataaaaataaaaaatgaaaagactaaaggTAAATAAGTAATCTTATAAGAATCCATATTTTTCCCATGATACCAATTATATAAAGAGtaatcaaaactcaaaacttgtgttttctttcttttcttcccATTTATTGCTTAAAAGCTTGAAAAagtcttagttttttttttcggAGAGAGAAATATGGATAGGGTATTTTCAGTGGACGATGACATTGGCGACCATTTTTGGTCGACGCCGCCGACGGCGGAGTTGGGCGTTCATTCACCTACCTCTGCCGCCGCCGCCGCCGCCGCCATCTCCTACTCGAAGATGATGAATCGCAGCTCTTCCGAATGGGCTTTCCAGCGTTTCCTACAAGAAGCCGCCGGCGCCGCCGGTACGACCACTTCATCTCCTCCTCAGCCACCTACAATGGCGTCATCGTCGTCATCTTCACACCAAAACGATGTTGTCGAGATCAAGGATGAGAATCTTTCTACTCCTAATCTCAATTCCGGTACGGCGTTAAATTCGAAGCCGGCAGCGACGTTGTTTGGCTCTGCGCCTCCGCAGAATATTCACGTTGATGCTGAAGAGTATCAAGCCTTCCTCAAAAGTCGCCTCGATTTGGCTTGTGCTGCAGTGGCATTGACTCGggtaaattatttattttaattttatttttttcgaattAGCTTTGAAAAGTTTCGCGCTCAAATAATTGTTACTGATCGAGTAATTTATTCACTAATGAAATTATACTGGCAAAAATTCATAGGCGAAGAATCTAAAGCCTCAAGATGCAAGTTCCATTGCACCTGATAAAGGACCAGAGACTGCTAGTGCATCACAATCAGTGTCTCACATCACCTCTAAAGGTAAGTTGTGATCAATCTTGAGATTCATTTCACTTTTTCTCTTGTGTTGTTGATGTATAATATGATGTGCTTGCCATTGATTATGTATGATGTTTTAGATTTTGGTGTTATGATAGTCTGTGCTTTCTGTTGCTAAAGAAAGTTTACAAGATTTAGCAAAGAGGTTAGTGGTCTGACAGTAATTTGTGAAGATCTGTGCTTCCTGCTTTTTTCAAATTGGTTTAGGATGCTGATGACTGATGTCAGTTGTATGGTTATGTGAAACATTTGAGTAAACGTGAGTGATTCTTGGATGAGGTAAATTTTGTCTGCATTACCATTGATTCTATGAAGGTGTCACTTCGCCATTAGTTTCTGGAAAGTTCACATTCTCttacatagaaagaacaaacTTTAAAGGAATCTGAAGATTTGAACCAAACAGGTGGATCCTTAGTCGCACTATGTTATGCTTTTAGAATAATTGTcatttatatatacttaaaacaaatttatagAAGTTccaacaaataagaaaaaacattcgaagtattttaatttttaagcaAGTAAATTTTAACCTCTGCTTAAGGCATGTTCTTTGAGATTATATAACTCTACATAGTTTTTCCATCACTCATCACTTTCTATGATGAACAACACCTTCCAATCCTTAATTAATGCTCTTTGATCATAATTCAAAACTTTGTACCCATAGTCGAAGCCTAGAAGGTAGAGCTGTCAAGTGCTAATAAATCGAGCCAACTTGAACATCCTGCTATTTGAGTTCAATTAACAACTCTATACCCAAGGGTGTGGACTAGTAATCAATGGAATAAGTTTTGAACCATGaattctcaagttcaaatcctaACAGAGACAAAAACACAGGTAATTTCATCTCATATGTGGTATCCCCGGGAATTAGTTAAGGTTTGCGAAGTAGGTTCCGACACCACCACAAtgataacaacaacatacccaatgtacttcatcaaaaacaacatgCTCAATGTATTCCCATGTTGTGAAATTTCATTTGAAGAAGAGCGATATAGTTCAATCAAGTCCTAACTAAAAATCTGTTAAGAAGAGGAGAAATTGCTTGGGCTTATTCTGCTCGCAGAACAAAAGGTctctttaatgaaaaaaaggtCACAGGCTTAATATATAGTCCCTCTGTAGTCTGTACTTGTCAAAAGGCATAAATATTCTTTCCTTACCAGAGTAGCATGagaaaaatttcttatttccaGTTTATTACTTTAtccaaagaaaagaaaagaaatagaatGAGTTTCTTCAATGTGATCCTAACACAGAACTCCCACACACTTCCACAagcaagaagcattatggttCTGTACTTCTGTTCTTTACTTGACAATGCAACCATCTACATCAGCAGAAGCGTGTAATATGCAACTGAAGGATAAATGTGTGTAGACATTTAATGACAGGCAAAGACTTGGTGTAGGTTTCTGTACGATGTATTATGGAAATTAGTTTCATGCATTCAGCCTTTTGTTCGTTTTTCTCTGCAGGATCTGGTCAGGAAGTGAGAAAAGTTCAAGATAAGGATTCTGGTGGACCAGTTGGAATACCCTCTTTGCCCGCAGTGCAGAAGAAACCTGGGGTGCAGGTGAAGTCAACAACTAGTGGTTCATCCAGAGAGCTATCCGATGATGATGAAGCTGAAGGAGAAGCAGAAACGACTCAAGGAACAGATCCAGCTGATACAAAACGCGTAAGGAGGTAATGTGGTTTGTAGTTTTTGTACAAGTAGTAGTACTTAAATTGCTGTTAAATCTGGGAAAGAGAGAATGGTCAAAAAGATTAGTAATTTATTGAGGATAGACACATCATACTAGCTGATTCATGAGTTCCTGATGAATTAGATGCTTTTGATTTCATTTCTTACATCTGATATAAATAATTATGGACAGCGGTTTGTCAGTTTGTGAAAAGTAAATTCCCTTGATTATACACACTCAATTTTGATTCACTTGATTGTACAGCACTCAATTTTGATTCATGCATGTTATTAGAGAACACTTTGACTAGTGATGCTTTGTGAAGGtgaaatttttgtttgaatacAACTGAGGAATAGTTGTT comes from Solanum pennellii chromosome 1, SPENNV200 and encodes:
- the LOC107007992 gene encoding light-inducible protein CPRF2 encodes the protein MDRVFSVDDDIGDHFWSTPPTAELGVHSPTSAAAAAAAISYSKMMNRSSSEWAFQRFLQEAAGAAGTTTSSPPQPPTMASSSSSSHQNDVVEIKDENLSTPNLNSGTALNSKPAATLFGSAPPQNIHVDAEEYQAFLKSRLDLACAAVALTRAKNLKPQDASSIAPDKGPETASASQSVSHITSKGSGQEVRKVQDKDSGGPVGIPSLPAVQKKPGVQVKSTTSGSSRELSDDDEAEGEAETTQGTDPADTKRVRRMLSNRESARRSRRRKQAHLTELETQVSQLRVENSSLLKRLTDISQKYNESAVDNRVLKADVETLRAKVKMAEETVKRVTGLNPLFQAMSEMSSMAMPSFSGSPSDTSTDTAVPVQDDPQHHYYQQPPNNHMPTHDPRIQNGMVDVPPIGTVQQNPAAAAVGGNKMGRTASMQRVASLEHLQKRIRGEVSSCGTQGRGEQ